Genomic window (bacterium):
TATATCAAATACGCAGTAACCGTTTTTTGTTTCGGAGTCCAGATTGAAGATTATATGCTTGGGTGATTCGATTACGCTGGGCATCAGGCCTGGTGTTGCAAATGAGCAGACCTTCGAGTTTTTGCTCACAAGTATGCTGGTCGATGACGGCATCGACGTTGAAATAATAAACGCAGGTATCGGCGGTGAGAACACGGCAGGCGGGCTCGAAAGATTCGCCAAAGATGTGATTGGCGCTCACCCGGATTATGTGACGATCATGTACGGCACAAACGATGCTGCGGTAAATGAAGGTTGCACTGAACCCAGAGTCTGCCTGTCGGACTACGAGTCCAATCTGCGATCCATGATATCCCAGGCCGGATCAGCAGGTATTGCCTCGATCATCATGACCCCTATTCCTTTGGGAGATCACTGGTCGTATGTGGGTCACAGACCGTATAAAGAGCAGGGTGCTAACTGCGTAATCAAAGCATATGTCGATGCTGTCAGAAAGATTGCCGCAGATGAAAGCATCCCACTGATTGACAATCACGCTGCCTGGTGGGAGTGGCAATCAAAAACCGGCTCCAGAATCGAGACTCTGCAGACGGATTCGTGCCATCCCAACCCGGCGGGCCATAAGCTGCTGGCTGAAACGATGTATAAGGTTATTCATATGATCGCGAAACGTTGATCGTTTATCGTATCAGCCACTCAGGCAGCCACTC
Coding sequences:
- a CDS encoding GDSL-type esterase/lipase family protein translates to MKIICLGDSITLGIRPGVANEQTFEFLLTSMLVDDGIDVEIINAGIGGENTAGGLERFAKDVIGAHPDYVTIMYGTNDAAVNEGCTEPRVCLSDYESNLRSMISQAGSAGIASIIMTPIPLGDHWSYVGHRPYKEQGANCVIKAYVDAVRKIAADESIPLIDNHAAWWEWQSKTGSRIETLQTDSCHPNPAGHKLLAETMYKVIHMIAKR